Proteins from a genomic interval of Clostridia bacterium:
- a CDS encoding rod shape-determining protein: MLAWGLDIGIDLGTASVLVYVKGKGIVLNEPSVVAIDKVTNKIIAVGEEARRMLGRTPGNIVALRPMREGVIADYDTTEKMLRHFIEKACGRRFLFKPRVMICIPSGVTGVEERAVREAALAAGARQAYLMEEPLAAALGAGMDISDACGSMIVDIGGGTTDVAVISLGGIVISKSLRVGGDKFDEALVRYIRREYNLMIGERTAEELKIAIGTVNPKKMTEPKSMDIRGRDLVSGLPKTITVTSEETAIAVQEPIEAVIGAVKEVLEKTPPELAADIVNKGIVLTGGGALLNGLDTLLMEETNLPIHIAEDPISCVAAGTGKALSMLNVLQDKGSISKKLLV; the protein is encoded by the coding sequence ATTTTGGCTTGGGGTTTAGACATCGGCATAGACCTGGGCACCGCCAGCGTCCTCGTCTATGTCAAAGGTAAAGGCATTGTCTTGAACGAACCATCCGTAGTGGCTATCGATAAAGTGACCAATAAAATCATTGCCGTCGGGGAGGAAGCCCGGCGCATGCTGGGCCGGACCCCCGGCAACATCGTCGCCCTGCGGCCCATGCGGGAAGGGGTCATTGCCGACTACGACACCACCGAAAAGATGCTGCGCCACTTCATTGAAAAAGCCTGCGGCCGGAGATTCTTGTTCAAGCCGCGGGTTATGATCTGTATTCCCTCGGGGGTTACCGGCGTGGAGGAAAGGGCCGTCCGGGAAGCCGCCCTGGCCGCCGGGGCCAGGCAAGCCTATCTCATGGAAGAGCCCCTGGCTGCCGCCCTGGGCGCCGGCATGGACATCAGCGACGCCTGCGGCAGCATGATCGTGGATATCGGCGGCGGCACCACCGACGTGGCGGTGATTTCCCTGGGAGGCATCGTCATCAGCAAGTCCCTGCGGGTGGGGGGCGATAAATTCGATGAAGCCCTGGTGCGCTACATCCGCCGGGAATACAACCTCATGATCGGGGAGCGGACCGCCGAGGAACTGAAAATCGCCATCGGCACCGTGAACCCCAAGAAGATGACGGAACCAAAGTCCATGGACATCCGGGGCCGGGATCTGGTCTCTGGTCTTCCCAAAACCATCACCGTCACCTCGGAGGAAACGGCCATTGCCGTGCAGGAGCCCATTGAAGCCGTCATCGGCGCCGTGAAAGAAGTGCTGGAGAAAACGCCCCCGGAACTGGCGGCGGATATCGTGAACAAGGGCATCGTTCTCACCGGCGGGGGCGCCTTGTTAAACGGGTTGGATACCTTATTAATGGAAGAAACCAACCTGCCCATTCACATCGCCGAGGATCCCATTTCCTGCGTGGCCGCCGGCACCGGCAAAGCCCTCAGCATGCTCAACGTGCTGCAGGATAAGGGCTCCATTTCCAAAAAACTGCTGGTATAA
- the spoIIID gene encoding sporulation transcriptional regulator SpoIIID: MQDYIRQRVLDISKYIIESSATVRQTAGVFGVSKSTVHKDVTERLPQINEQLAKEVRRVLDQNKAERHLRGGEATRKKYKEGEVS; encoded by the coding sequence ATGCAAGACTATATCCGCCAGCGGGTGCTGGATATTAGCAAATATATTATTGAATCTTCCGCCACCGTGCGGCAAACGGCCGGTGTGTTCGGGGTCTCGAAATCCACGGTACATAAGGATGTCACGGAACGCCTCCCGCAAATCAATGAGCAGTTGGCCAAGGAAGTGCGGCGGGTGTTAGACCAGAACAAAGCGGAAAGACACCTCCGCGGCGGCGAAGCCACCAGAAAAAAATACAAAGAAGGAGAAGTTTCGTAG
- the spoIID gene encoding stage II sporulation protein D, with amino-acid sequence MRRLLIAMIVCTVLLVVVLPAAVLYFWTPAGQEERVKITPGQVQLRVLLQETGQVVTMDLEEYLVGVVAAEMPAVFAPEALKAQAVVARTYALKRKEIAAQGGNPHHPEADVCNDPAHCQAWHSPKELRARWGLFPYYLHRNKIEQAVRDTEGVVATYQGKLIDPVYHSTSNGNTENSEEVWKLAVPYLRSVESPWDLVSPKYHAQVTYDVSEVATRLGLDPGSLAGQPGLPLKVLELTGGGRVKKIQVGDQVLTGEEFRRLLDLNSAAVSWERQGDRVIFTTKGYGHGVGMSQYGANGMALEGYNYQQILSYYYNGIQLYRITE; translated from the coding sequence ATGCGCCGCTTATTGATTGCCATGATAGTTTGCACGGTGCTGCTGGTGGTGGTACTGCCGGCGGCCGTGCTTTATTTCTGGACCCCGGCCGGGCAGGAGGAGCGGGTGAAAATCACGCCGGGGCAGGTGCAGCTGCGGGTGCTCTTGCAAGAAACGGGCCAGGTGGTCACCATGGATCTGGAGGAGTACCTGGTGGGAGTGGTGGCGGCGGAAATGCCGGCGGTCTTTGCACCGGAGGCCTTGAAAGCCCAGGCAGTGGTGGCCCGCACTTACGCCCTGAAGCGAAAAGAAATCGCCGCCCAGGGGGGCAATCCCCACCACCCGGAAGCGGATGTTTGCAACGACCCCGCTCACTGCCAGGCCTGGCATTCCCCCAAGGAGCTGCGGGCCCGCTGGGGGCTGTTCCCTTATTACCTGCACCGGAACAAAATCGAGCAAGCGGTGCGGGATACGGAAGGAGTGGTGGCCACGTACCAGGGGAAGCTGATCGACCCGGTGTACCACTCCACCTCCAACGGCAACACGGAGAACTCGGAGGAGGTGTGGAAACTGGCGGTGCCTTACCTGCGCAGCGTGGAATCCCCCTGGGACCTGGTGTCGCCTAAGTATCACGCCCAGGTGACCTATGATGTTTCCGAAGTGGCCACCCGGCTGGGTCTGGACCCGGGGAGCCTGGCCGGGCAACCGGGCCTGCCCCTCAAGGTGCTGGAACTGACCGGGGGTGGGCGGGTGAAAAAGATCCAAGTGGGAGATCAAGTCCTCACCGGGGAGGAATTCCGCCGGCTCCTGGATCTCAACTCGGCGGCGGTGTCCTGGGAAAGGCAGGGAGACCGGGTGATCTTCACCACCAAGGGCTACGGCCACGGGGTGGGCATGAGCCAGTACGGGGCCAACGGGATGGCCCTGGAAGGATACAACTACCAGCAAATACTTTCCTATTATTATAACGGTATCCAGCTTTACCGGATCACGGAATAG
- a CDS encoding M23 family metallopeptidase, with protein sequence MEEGRGRTFKLPRVKEHPAYRVLVAGLVITGIVSLGQYVSSGQGTRVEITTQSHPPAQSTPVLLKEPVHLPEGSPTAPAHIPAEAAEEPAGEEKGGGLTAATGPDWTQSRKPIQGQVVAAFRFGYAEFFDDYRLHGGIDYMAPRGTPVTAVLAGTVTAIADHELYGKMITIDHGDGWESHYAPVQDVEVVPGQWVEAGTQLGRLAGSPPAEGSRGTHLHFELHQHGEPLDPSLYIK encoded by the coding sequence ATGGAAGAAGGCCGGGGTAGGACGTTTAAGCTTCCCCGGGTGAAGGAGCATCCCGCCTACCGGGTGCTGGTAGCGGGGCTGGTCATCACCGGCATCGTGTCTTTAGGCCAGTACGTCTCCTCCGGGCAGGGCACCAGGGTGGAGATCACCACCCAGTCCCACCCACCGGCCCAATCCACGCCGGTGCTCCTGAAAGAACCGGTGCACCTGCCGGAGGGCAGCCCTACGGCACCGGCGCATATCCCGGCGGAGGCGGCCGAGGAACCTGCCGGTGAAGAAAAAGGAGGAGGGTTAACCGCCGCCACCGGCCCGGACTGGACCCAGAGCCGCAAACCCATCCAGGGGCAGGTGGTGGCCGCTTTCCGCTTCGGCTACGCGGAGTTTTTTGATGACTACCGGCTCCACGGCGGCATTGACTACATGGCCCCTAGAGGCACACCGGTAACGGCGGTGCTGGCGGGGACGGTGACAGCCATTGCCGACCATGAACTGTACGGGAAAATGATTACCATTGACCACGGGGACGGCTGGGAAAGCCATTACGCCCCGGTACAGGATGTGGAAGTGGTGCCGGGACAGTGGGTGGAAGCGGGTACCCAATTGGGCCGGTTGGCAGGTTCCCCGCCGGCGGAGGGCAGCCGGGGCACCCATCTCCATTTTGAGCTCCACCAGCACGGGGAGCCCCTGGATCCGTCGTTATACATTAAATAA
- the murA gene encoding UDP-N-acetylglucosamine 1-carboxyvinyltransferase, whose translation MEKLSITGGRRLTGKVTVSGAKNAVLPIIAASLLAESQSYLHEAPRLADVHTIVQLIEELGAQAHWQDNNSLLIDTRSIAEVEPPQEYVRKMRASFLVMGPLLAKKGRARMWLPGGCAIGSRPIDLHLKGFAALGAQVRIGHGVVEAKADRLTGARVYLDFPSVGATENIMMAATLAEGTTIIENAAEEPEIVALATFLNSMGARVTGAGTNIIRIEGVKELHGTTHTIIPDRIEAGTFMAAAAATGGDVLVDNVIADHLKPIIAKLEEAGVEIYEENGGLRVKADNDLKSVDVKTLPYPGFPTDMQAQMMALLTVARGTSVVVETVFENRFMHVDELKRMGADIVIEGHTAVVKGVSKLSGAPVKATDLRAGAALVIAGLMAEGTTELDCVHHIHRGYENLVGKLKALGAQIEEK comes from the coding sequence TTGGAAAAACTCTCCATTACTGGGGGAAGGCGACTCACAGGCAAAGTCACTGTGAGCGGCGCGAAAAATGCCGTATTACCCATTATCGCCGCCAGTTTGCTGGCGGAATCACAGTCCTATTTACACGAAGCGCCACGGCTGGCTGATGTCCACACCATTGTCCAGCTCATTGAAGAATTGGGCGCCCAAGCCCATTGGCAAGATAACAATTCCCTCCTGATCGACACCCGCTCCATCGCCGAGGTGGAACCGCCCCAGGAGTATGTCCGGAAGATGCGGGCTTCTTTTCTTGTTATGGGGCCTTTGCTGGCTAAGAAGGGCCGGGCCAGGATGTGGCTGCCCGGCGGCTGTGCCATCGGCAGCCGCCCCATAGATCTCCATTTAAAAGGCTTCGCCGCCTTGGGGGCCCAGGTGCGCATCGGCCACGGGGTGGTGGAAGCTAAGGCGGATCGCTTGACCGGCGCCCGGGTTTACCTGGACTTTCCCAGCGTCGGCGCCACGGAGAACATCATGATGGCCGCCACCCTGGCGGAGGGAACCACCATTATCGAAAACGCCGCCGAAGAACCGGAAATCGTGGCCCTGGCCACTTTTCTAAACAGCATGGGCGCCAGGGTGACGGGAGCCGGTACCAATATCATTAGAATTGAAGGCGTGAAGGAACTCCACGGGACTACCCACACCATCATTCCCGACCGGATTGAAGCCGGCACCTTCATGGCCGCCGCCGCGGCCACCGGGGGCGATGTGTTGGTGGATAACGTGATCGCGGATCACTTGAAGCCCATCATTGCCAAGCTGGAAGAAGCAGGGGTGGAGATTTACGAGGAAAACGGGGGGCTTAGGGTCAAAGCAGATAATGATCTCAAGTCCGTGGATGTGAAAACCCTGCCCTATCCCGGCTTTCCCACCGACATGCAGGCCCAGATGATGGCCCTTTTAACGGTGGCCCGGGGTACCAGCGTGGTAGTGGAGACGGTTTTCGAGAACCGTTTCATGCACGTGGACGAGTTAAAGAGGATGGGGGCGGACATCGTCATTGAAGGCCACACCGCCGTGGTGAAAGGGGTGTCCAAACTCTCCGGCGCTCCCGTCAAGGCCACCGACTTAAGAGCCGGCGCCGCTTTAGTCATCGCCGGCCTCATGGCCGAGGGAACCACGGAACTGGACTGTGTGCATCACATCCACCGGGGCTACGAAAACCTGGTGGGAAAACTGAAGGCTCTAGGAGCCCAGATAGAGGAAAAATAG